A part of Paenibacillus sp. IHBB 10380 genomic DNA contains:
- a CDS encoding class I SAM-dependent methyltransferase, whose translation MKDEIIHYYSSFDEWGRLDREPLEFTINWHFMKQHLPPSGSVLDNGAGPGKYSVELAKLGYHVTLSDITPKLVEIAREKASHLDLMDNFNGFHVLDAMNLKGIQDETFDASLMLGPLYHLQQEDERMKAVKELYRVTKKNGIVFVAFQTRIRMLLTSLQNPQLWKPNDTMESINQFYDDGIFNHSDKGRFTGAYYFDVGEIQPFMESNGFETMDLIGSTHIGALLTHEQQQYWAEQDEEEYTKFIDLLIKTAKEPSTLGVSSHLLYIGRKT comes from the coding sequence ATGAAAGATGAAATCATTCATTATTATTCCAGTTTTGATGAGTGGGGACGGTTAGATAGAGAACCATTAGAATTCACTATTAATTGGCACTTCATGAAACAGCATTTGCCTCCTTCGGGTTCCGTTCTTGACAATGGCGCTGGACCCGGGAAATATTCAGTGGAGTTAGCCAAACTCGGATATCATGTAACCCTTTCCGACATTACCCCAAAATTAGTTGAAATTGCTAGGGAAAAAGCATCTCATTTAGATTTGATGGATAATTTTAATGGATTTCATGTTTTAGATGCTATGAACTTAAAGGGTATACAAGACGAAACATTCGATGCTTCATTGATGTTAGGTCCCTTATATCATTTACAACAAGAAGACGAACGGATGAAGGCCGTAAAGGAACTCTACCGTGTAACCAAAAAGAATGGGATTGTTTTTGTTGCTTTTCAAACACGTATTAGAATGTTACTTACGTCTTTGCAGAATCCACAATTGTGGAAACCTAATGACACCATGGAATCAATAAACCAATTTTATGATGATGGGATTTTCAATCATAGTGATAAAGGAAGATTCACGGGAGCTTACTACTTTGATGTTGGAGAAATACAACCTTTTATGGAGAGTAACGGATTTGAAACTATGGATTTGATTGGTTCTACCCATATTGGTGCACTATTAACCCATGAGCAACAGCAGTATTGGGCAGAACAGGATGAAGAAGAGTACACGAAGTTTATTGATTTACTCATTAAAACAGCTAAGGAACCTTCCACTTTGGGAGTTTCATCTCACCTATTATATATAGGAAGGAAAACGTAA
- a CDS encoding helix-turn-helix domain-containing protein, with protein sequence MDIGSTIRAIRKRKRMTIAQICDATGLSQGFMSQVETNKTSPSIATLESIANTLKVPLAYLLLQKEDRMNIVRKEERMITRSGTEHLKVEHLSSTKNVRMMLVEIPPGASTGEVPHAHEGEEVHVVIKGKIYAEQGEDAAEFEEGDSFSWNACTPHLVKNIGEEPATLLITVYRESEHKQDLI encoded by the coding sequence ATGGACATTGGCTCCACGATACGAGCAATAAGGAAACGAAAACGTATGACCATCGCCCAAATATGCGATGCAACAGGATTATCCCAAGGATTTATGAGCCAAGTTGAAACCAATAAAACATCACCTTCTATAGCGACGCTGGAGAGTATTGCAAATACGTTGAAAGTACCCTTAGCTTATTTACTGCTACAAAAAGAGGATCGCATGAATATCGTGCGAAAAGAAGAACGCATGATCACAAGAAGCGGCACTGAGCATTTAAAGGTGGAGCACTTGAGTTCAACCAAAAATGTAAGGATGATGCTAGTGGAGATCCCCCCTGGAGCCTCCACAGGTGAGGTTCCGCATGCTCATGAAGGAGAAGAAGTACATGTTGTCATCAAAGGGAAAATATACGCCGAGCAGGGAGAAGATGCTGCTGAATTCGAAGAGGGCGATTCATTTAGTTGGAATGCTTGTACACCCCATCTGGTGAAAAATATAGGGGAAGAACCAGCAACTCTACTCATAACCGTGTACAGAGAATCAGAACACAAGCAGGATTTAATCTGA
- a CDS encoding DoxX family protein, giving the protein MTRINVVSTIMRVVIGILFLAHGISKLQMGLGNVAAWFGSMGIPEFVAYMVASLELVGGILLIIGLFTRYVSAIFTVMLIGAIVTTKLSLGLLGNGQMAGYELDLVFMLVTIYLTVAGPTPLSMDQAFLRKRSA; this is encoded by the coding sequence ATGACAAGAATAAATGTGGTATCAACGATTATGCGTGTCGTAATCGGAATATTATTTCTAGCTCACGGCATTAGCAAATTGCAAATGGGTTTAGGAAATGTAGCGGCTTGGTTTGGTTCTATGGGCATCCCTGAATTTGTGGCCTATATGGTGGCATCGCTCGAACTGGTTGGAGGGATCTTGCTTATTATCGGTCTCTTTACTCGGTACGTATCGGCTATTTTTACGGTCATGCTCATCGGAGCGATTGTTACAACGAAACTTTCTCTAGGGCTGCTTGGAAACGGGCAAATGGCAGGATACGAATTGGATTTGGTTTTCATGTTGGTGACAATTTACTTGACTGTTGCGGGTCCTACACCTTTGTCTATGGATCAAGCGTTCCTTAGAAAACGTAGCGCATAA
- a CDS encoding alpha/beta hydrolase, whose amino-acid sequence MKTSYPYDIHLPSNLDPDMKYPTIFTLHGKGSNEKDMFGLVESLMDHCIIVSIRGNLTVGEGYQYYELKSLGNPIREMFDQAIRELEAFILYVSEKYPIDSTKRYLLGFSQGAILSMSLALTMGNQMKGIMALNGYVPEFVKTEYPLQSVQEVSLFISHGEFDSVFPIRIGHETAAYFRSLTPHMTFKTYPIDHGVSVENQRDLLEWIKLDSGIV is encoded by the coding sequence ATGAAGACGTCTTACCCATATGACATTCATCTGCCATCGAATCTCGATCCGGACATGAAATATCCGACAATCTTCACACTTCACGGAAAAGGGTCCAATGAGAAGGATATGTTTGGTTTGGTGGAGTCATTGATGGACCATTGTATTATTGTAAGCATTAGAGGCAATCTTACAGTAGGTGAGGGATACCAATACTACGAATTGAAAAGCTTGGGAAATCCTATTCGGGAAATGTTTGATCAAGCCATTCGTGAGTTGGAAGCATTCATTCTTTATGTATCAGAGAAGTATCCGATTGACTCAACTAAACGTTACTTGCTTGGCTTCAGTCAAGGTGCGATTTTGTCGATGTCACTGGCGCTTACGATGGGGAATCAAATGAAGGGAATCATGGCGTTGAACGGGTATGTCCCGGAATTCGTGAAGACGGAGTATCCCTTGCAAAGCGTGCAGGAAGTATCTTTGTTTATCTCGCATGGGGAATTCGATTCGGTATTCCCTATTCGTATTGGACATGAAACAGCAGCCTATTTTCGAAGCTTAACGCCACACATGACTTTCAAAACATACCCGATCGATCATGGTGTATCTGTGGAGAATCAACGGGATCTTTTAGAGTGGATTAAACTGGATAGTGGGATAGTGTGA
- a CDS encoding MepB family protein: MDEKNRDFSEVCPSDQNCWTSSDTIHSDLLATKDLVYNPCRFDYSRPLLEPQNAEYGSYVFNLNALSIRFRVAKITPTKVGQFVTLWERIGDGPIQPYDVSDPVDFFVISTRKGNNFGQFIFPKSVLCDQDIVSNKGKGGKRAIRVYPPWDKPTSRQAQKTQIWQIEYFLEIPVDIPIDCVRAQMLYGHKSGYRHI, from the coding sequence ATGGATGAAAAAAATCGAGACTTTTCAGAAGTATGTCCTAGCGATCAAAATTGTTGGACTTCCTCTGACACCATTCATAGTGACCTACTTGCCACGAAGGATCTTGTTTATAACCCGTGCAGGTTTGATTACTCTCGACCACTTTTAGAACCACAAAACGCTGAATATGGTTCGTATGTTTTTAACTTGAATGCTCTCTCCATTAGATTTCGTGTCGCAAAAATCACACCTACAAAAGTCGGGCAATTTGTGACTTTATGGGAGAGAATTGGGGATGGACCGATCCAACCATATGACGTATCAGATCCAGTCGATTTCTTCGTTATTAGCACACGCAAAGGTAATAACTTTGGTCAGTTTATATTTCCAAAATCTGTTCTGTGTGATCAGGATATAGTATCCAATAAAGGTAAAGGGGGTAAACGAGCAATACGCGTTTACCCACCTTGGGACAAGCCAACGAGCCGTCAGGCTCAAAAAACTCAGATATGGCAGATTGAATATTTCCTAGAGATACCTGTGGATATACCAATAGACTGTGTTCGTGCTCAAATGCTTTACGGTCACAAATCCGGTTATAGGCATATTTAA
- a CDS encoding amidohydrolase/deacetylase family metallohydrolase: MKDRFVLRNVKHVNEETIDIVIENGTIVEIVKAGMGQGDHILDHSGVYVSSGWIDLHVHAFPGFDPYGDEIDEIGIKLGVTTIVDAGSCGADRFGELVASRDHAKTNVFAFLNISRIGLQRTDELSNMEWIDHEQVVETCNCYPDVIVGLKVRISKSVVGDQGIEPLRAARTLSQLTSLPIMVHIGSGPPSIEEVIPLLEHKDIITHYLNGKENNLFDDEGKPLQVLMDAIERGVHLDVGHGTASFSFKAAEAAKRNRINLDTISTDIYRGNRLNGPVYSMANVLSKFLYLGYSLDEVISAVTSHAAQWLSKPELGRIQVGDIANLTLFRVEDEPITLIDSEGEKRVASSSIKTKGVVVNGEFIEC, translated from the coding sequence ATGAAGGATCGATTTGTATTACGTAATGTAAAGCACGTAAATGAAGAGACAATCGATATCGTAATAGAAAACGGCACAATCGTAGAGATAGTCAAGGCTGGAATGGGTCAAGGAGATCATATATTAGATCATTCCGGTGTGTACGTATCTAGTGGATGGATTGATTTACATGTTCATGCGTTTCCGGGTTTTGATCCTTATGGTGATGAAATTGACGAAATTGGCATCAAACTTGGGGTAACCACTATCGTTGATGCTGGAAGTTGTGGTGCAGATCGGTTTGGGGAGTTAGTTGCAAGTAGAGATCATGCCAAAACGAATGTTTTTGCATTTTTGAACATTTCACGTATTGGATTACAACGAACGGATGAATTATCCAATATGGAGTGGATTGATCATGAGCAGGTAGTAGAGACTTGTAACTGTTATCCAGATGTGATTGTAGGATTAAAGGTACGTATTAGTAAAAGTGTCGTTGGCGATCAAGGTATCGAACCTTTACGTGCTGCACGAACACTGTCACAACTAACATCGTTACCCATCATGGTACACATCGGCTCTGGACCTCCGAGTATTGAAGAAGTTATTCCTCTCTTGGAACACAAAGATATCATTACACATTACCTCAATGGGAAAGAGAATAATCTCTTTGATGATGAAGGTAAACCGCTTCAAGTGCTTATGGATGCCATTGAACGCGGGGTTCATCTTGATGTGGGTCATGGTACGGCAAGTTTTTCTTTTAAGGCTGCTGAAGCTGCCAAACGAAATCGTATTAATCTAGATACCATTAGTACAGACATCTACCGCGGAAATCGATTGAATGGTCCTGTATATAGTATGGCTAATGTGCTTTCGAAATTTCTGTATTTGGGATACTCGCTGGATGAGGTGATTTCAGCGGTCACGAGCCATGCTGCACAATGGCTAAGTAAGCCCGAGCTTGGTCGAATACAGGTTGGAGATATTGCGAACTTAACCTTATTTAGAGTTGAAGATGAGCCTATTACACTCATAGATTCCGAAGGAGAGAAGCGTGTAGCTTCAAGTAGTATTAAGACGAAAGGAGTGGTTGTAAATGGCGAATTCATTGAATGTTAA
- a CDS encoding DgaE family pyridoxal phosphate-dependent ammonia lyase: MANSLNVKYGLKRVINASGRMSILGVSAPTDTVMEAMKQGGQQYVEIADLVDKAGDYVARILGSEAAVIVNSASSGIALSVAAIVTQGNRRKSERLHQEVIPKNEVIMLKGHNVQYGAPVETMIYLGGGKLVEVGYANEGKAEHIEDAISDHTAAILYVKSHHCVQKNMISVEEAWEIAQRNGVPLIVDAAAEEDIQKYVKYSDLAIYSGSKAIEGPTSGIVGGKLKYIEWVKVQLHCIGRSMKVGKETSFGLLQALDEYGVKEDTSEQEKESLQVLMSLNEIEGVRVTIVQDEAGRAIYRARIQIDSEHTNTTAKDVVAQLQDGEIAIYTRDYGVKQGYFDIDPRPLLNDDIQVIQSTIRILIGGK; encoded by the coding sequence ATGGCGAATTCATTGAATGTTAAATATGGACTTAAACGCGTGATTAATGCAAGTGGAAGAATGAGTATTCTGGGAGTATCCGCTCCGACAGATACCGTAATGGAAGCCATGAAACAAGGTGGACAACAATACGTAGAGATTGCAGATTTAGTTGATAAGGCCGGTGATTACGTAGCACGTATCCTCGGCTCAGAGGCGGCTGTTATTGTTAATTCGGCATCTAGTGGTATTGCGCTTTCTGTTGCTGCAATAGTCACGCAAGGGAATCGTCGAAAAAGTGAACGTCTGCATCAAGAAGTCATTCCAAAGAATGAGGTGATTATGCTTAAAGGCCACAATGTACAATATGGCGCTCCCGTTGAAACGATGATTTACTTAGGTGGCGGAAAGCTTGTTGAAGTCGGCTATGCCAATGAAGGGAAAGCAGAACACATCGAAGATGCTATTTCAGACCATACGGCAGCGATCCTATACGTTAAATCGCATCACTGTGTTCAAAAAAACATGATTTCCGTAGAAGAAGCGTGGGAAATAGCACAGCGTAATGGCGTACCGCTCATCGTTGATGCTGCTGCAGAAGAGGATATTCAGAAGTACGTGAAATACTCAGACCTTGCCATTTACAGTGGTTCTAAAGCCATTGAAGGTCCTACTTCTGGCATCGTGGGAGGGAAGCTTAAATATATTGAATGGGTAAAAGTACAATTACATTGTATTGGTCGTAGTATGAAGGTTGGCAAGGAAACCTCCTTTGGGTTACTGCAAGCACTTGACGAATATGGCGTCAAAGAAGATACAAGTGAACAAGAAAAAGAATCGTTACAGGTGTTGATGTCTTTGAATGAAATTGAAGGTGTTCGTGTGACCATCGTACAAGATGAAGCAGGTCGAGCGATATACCGTGCACGAATCCAAATTGATTCAGAGCACACAAATACAACAGCCAAAGATGTCGTGGCTCAACTACAAGATGGTGAAATCGCCATCTATACACGCGATTATGGCGTGAAACAAGGGTATTTCGATATCGATCCACGTCCACTTTTAAATGATGATATCCAAGTCATTCAATCTACAATACGTATATTAATAGGGGGAAAATAA
- the dagF gene encoding 2-dehydro-3-deoxy-phosphogluconate aldolase, with amino-acid sequence MSNMTKRLYKGRAALNVLANSVENAKEIFDAAEGYVLAGVLSKDYPTVEAAVTAMKEYGKEIDDAVSIGLGAGDNRQASVVAEIVRHYPGTHINQVFPAVGATRANLGSKDSWINSLVSPTGQVGYVNISTGPISAAQDELAIVPIKSAIALVRDMGGNALKFFSMNGLACEDELRAVAQACGEEGFALEPTGGIDKENFEPILRIALEAKVPQVIPHLYSSIIDSETGDTIIADVRELLETMKRLVKQYG; translated from the coding sequence ATGTCCAACATGACAAAAAGATTATATAAAGGCCGCGCAGCATTAAACGTACTAGCCAATAGTGTAGAGAATGCCAAAGAGATATTTGATGCAGCAGAAGGATACGTTCTCGCTGGCGTACTTTCCAAAGACTATCCAACGGTAGAAGCAGCCGTTACTGCAATGAAGGAATACGGCAAAGAAATTGATGACGCTGTATCCATCGGCCTAGGTGCCGGCGACAATCGTCAAGCCTCTGTAGTAGCAGAGATAGTGAGACATTATCCAGGGACTCATATTAATCAGGTATTTCCTGCCGTCGGAGCTACACGTGCAAATCTGGGTAGTAAAGATAGCTGGATTAACAGCTTAGTATCTCCAACGGGACAAGTCGGATATGTGAATATTTCAACAGGTCCTATCAGCGCTGCACAAGATGAACTTGCTATCGTACCTATTAAATCAGCGATCGCACTTGTACGAGACATGGGGGGAAATGCATTGAAATTCTTCTCTATGAATGGATTAGCTTGTGAAGATGAATTACGTGCAGTTGCACAAGCCTGTGGTGAAGAAGGGTTTGCATTAGAACCAACGGGTGGAATTGATAAAGAGAATTTCGAGCCGATTTTACGTATTGCTCTAGAAGCCAAAGTGCCTCAAGTAATCCCTCATCTGTATTCTTCTATTATTGACAGTGAAACAGGAGACACAATTATCGCTGATGTACGTGAACTGTTAGAAACGATGAAGAGATTGGTGAAACAATATGGCTAA
- a CDS encoding sugar kinase, protein MAKHIAAFGEVMMRLQVPGYELLSQASTLNYSFSGTGVNVAAALSHFGHTGYLVSTLPANPVGDAAISYLQKLGITANYISRGGKYVGMYFLENGFGARASRVTYSNRLESSFNTAVEETYDFEQIAKNIDVVHFCGITLAMNDAVRHQMKSFAKAVKNNGGTVVFDCNYRPSHWGDQGYAMAKPHYEDMLHLADIVMMNEKDALLTLGMTTEKEQPEDQLMDLMEKVAKQYHISVLAGTHRSIHNDNTHSLRGYMYKNDTFTFSQTLTFSVYDRIGAGDAYTSGIVHGVLQGFSAEQTVSFATTAGMLAHTIVGDTPMSTENDVLRAMTASLGDVER, encoded by the coding sequence ATGGCTAAACATATAGCAGCATTTGGAGAAGTGATGATGCGCTTGCAAGTTCCAGGATATGAACTATTATCCCAAGCAAGTACATTAAACTATTCCTTCTCAGGTACGGGAGTGAATGTAGCTGCGGCTCTTAGTCATTTCGGGCATACAGGATACCTCGTGTCTACATTACCGGCTAACCCGGTAGGTGATGCTGCCATATCGTATCTTCAAAAGCTTGGTATTACAGCTAACTATATTAGTCGAGGTGGAAAGTATGTTGGAATGTACTTTCTAGAAAATGGATTTGGGGCAAGGGCTAGCCGCGTTACCTATTCCAATCGATTAGAAAGTAGTTTTAACACGGCAGTTGAAGAAACGTATGATTTTGAACAAATTGCAAAGAACATAGATGTTGTACACTTTTGTGGAATTACTCTTGCGATGAATGATGCTGTTCGTCATCAAATGAAATCTTTTGCAAAAGCAGTCAAAAATAATGGAGGTACCGTTGTCTTCGATTGCAACTACCGTCCATCGCATTGGGGTGACCAGGGATATGCGATGGCGAAACCACATTACGAAGACATGCTGCATCTAGCAGATATCGTCATGATGAACGAAAAAGATGCCTTGTTGACCCTTGGTATGACAACCGAGAAGGAACAACCTGAGGATCAGTTAATGGATCTTATGGAGAAAGTTGCTAAGCAATACCATATCTCAGTATTAGCGGGTACGCATCGTTCCATCCATAATGATAATACCCATTCATTGCGTGGTTATATGTATAAGAACGACACCTTTACCTTCTCACAAACACTCACGTTTTCTGTCTATGATAGAATAGGTGCAGGCGATGCCTATACGAGTGGTATCGTACATGGTGTTCTGCAAGGATTCTCAGCAGAACAGACAGTCTCGTTTGCCACAACTGCAGGCATGCTTGCGCATACGATTGTTGGAGATACCCCAATGTCAACAGAGAATGATGTTCTCCGAGCGATGACGGCCTCATTGGGTGATGTAGAAAGGTAG
- a CDS encoding GntR family transcriptional regulator, which yields MIVTMSVSGKNGPLYLQIKKILKDRILHGVYPIETNIPSETLLESEFQVSKITVRNAIKELVQEGYLEKKSGKGTKVIRNTSFSKLSKGKRFTEVLVEEKHKILKQLLQTEIVTNQEGTEPYRWFGEHCLRIERLYYLDDVPYIHYTHYLSEGMKATNTSDLSLQSLYEWIGEQGINLGKFRDEFAVGIAPSHVEDILSINKGTPLLKRLRYSYDDTGNLIEYSEGYYNTEMQHYIVNYDV from the coding sequence GTGATTGTGACCATGAGTGTATCTGGGAAAAATGGACCGTTATATTTACAAATAAAGAAGATTTTAAAAGACCGAATTCTACATGGTGTATATCCCATTGAGACCAATATACCTTCAGAAACACTTTTGGAAAGTGAATTTCAAGTTAGTAAAATTACAGTCCGCAATGCCATTAAAGAACTGGTTCAAGAAGGATATCTTGAGAAGAAGAGCGGCAAAGGGACCAAAGTGATTCGGAATACTTCGTTCTCCAAGCTTTCTAAGGGGAAGCGATTTACAGAGGTTTTAGTAGAAGAGAAGCACAAAATACTTAAACAATTATTACAAACAGAAATTGTGACTAATCAAGAGGGGACAGAACCGTATCGATGGTTTGGAGAGCATTGTCTTCGGATCGAACGTCTTTACTATCTTGATGATGTGCCATACATCCATTACACGCATTATTTATCAGAGGGTATGAAGGCTACGAATACATCCGATTTGAGCTTACAATCACTTTATGAATGGATTGGAGAACAAGGGATTAACTTAGGGAAATTTCGAGATGAATTTGCTGTAGGTATTGCCCCTTCGCATGTAGAAGACATTCTAAGTATCAATAAAGGTACACCTTTATTAAAGAGATTACGTTATTCCTACGATGATACAGGTAATCTGATTGAATACAGTGAAGGGTACTATAACACGGAAATGCAGCATTATATTGTGAATTATGATGTATAA
- a CDS encoding ribonuclease J, with protein MITKGNTLSIVALGGVNEIGKNMYVLQYGDDIIVIDCGSKFPDESMLGIDLIIPDISYLLENQDKVRALIVTHGHEDHIGGIPYILKQLNIPIYGTRLTLGLIEIKLKEHGLLGSTDMITIDAESNVTLGAIRLSFFRTNHSIPDCVGIVFDTPEGTIVHTGDFKFDLTPVNEQHPDLFRMADIGKKGVLALLSESTNAERPGFTPSERLVGAHIEDAFIKAQQKIFISTFASNVHRLQQVIDAAEKTNRKVALLGRSMVNVVGIAHDLGYLNIPESMLIEVSEVNNFAPHEVVILCTGSQGEPMAALSRLASSNHRQVEILAGDTVILAATSIPGNERNVSRIVDNLFQLKANVIYGSGSVTGMHVSGHASQEEMKLMLAFMKPQYFIPIHGEFRMLHQHRLLAEAMGVAKDNIFIVNNGDVVDIKDQQARQTRKITNGNTLVDGLGIGDVGTIVLRDRKLLSEDGILIIVITLSKMEGKILSEPDVISRGFVYVRESEALIDEVSRITVKTINQLQEDNIIQWGMYKQTIKESVGNYLYSLTKRRPIILPIIIQV; from the coding sequence TTGATTACAAAAGGAAATACGCTATCGATTGTCGCCTTAGGTGGCGTGAATGAAATTGGTAAAAACATGTATGTGCTTCAATACGGTGATGATATCATTGTCATTGACTGTGGCTCCAAATTTCCCGACGAAAGCATGCTAGGAATTGATTTAATTATCCCTGATATTTCTTATTTACTGGAGAATCAGGACAAAGTCAGAGCCTTAATTGTTACTCATGGACATGAAGATCACATTGGGGGAATTCCTTATATTCTGAAACAATTGAATATACCTATCTATGGTACACGATTAACGTTGGGTTTAATTGAAATCAAACTCAAAGAACATGGTCTTCTAGGTAGTACAGATATGATTACAATCGATGCTGAATCTAATGTCACGTTAGGCGCAATACGCTTAAGTTTCTTCCGAACTAACCATAGTATCCCTGATTGTGTAGGTATCGTTTTTGATACCCCAGAAGGTACTATTGTACATACAGGAGACTTCAAATTCGATTTAACACCTGTGAATGAACAACATCCGGATCTATTTAGAATGGCTGACATCGGTAAGAAGGGAGTCTTGGCTCTTTTGTCCGAGAGCACCAATGCAGAACGTCCCGGTTTTACCCCCTCTGAACGTCTCGTAGGTGCACACATTGAAGATGCGTTTATCAAAGCTCAGCAGAAAATTTTCATTTCTACCTTCGCTTCCAATGTCCACCGTCTACAGCAGGTCATCGATGCTGCCGAAAAAACCAATCGGAAGGTCGCCTTATTAGGGAGAAGTATGGTTAATGTGGTCGGCATTGCTCATGACCTAGGTTATTTGAACATTCCTGAATCCATGTTAATTGAGGTAAGCGAAGTCAACAATTTTGCTCCCCACGAGGTGGTTATACTTTGTACTGGGAGTCAGGGAGAGCCGATGGCGGCCTTATCTCGTTTAGCCAGTTCCAATCACAGACAAGTAGAAATTCTGGCTGGTGATACGGTGATTCTAGCAGCTACATCTATCCCTGGTAATGAACGAAATGTATCCCGCATCGTAGATAATCTGTTTCAACTAAAAGCCAACGTTATTTATGGATCAGGATCGGTAACGGGCATGCATGTATCCGGTCATGCTAGTCAAGAAGAGATGAAATTAATGCTCGCATTTATGAAGCCACAATACTTTATTCCGATACATGGTGAATTTCGAATGCTTCATCAGCATCGGTTGTTAGCTGAGGCTATGGGCGTAGCGAAGGATAACATCTTCATTGTAAACAATGGCGATGTAGTCGATATTAAAGACCAACAAGCGCGTCAGACTCGAAAAATAACGAATGGGAATACTCTTGTTGACGGGCTAGGAATCGGGGATGTAGGTACGATCGTCCTACGTGATCGTAAGCTTTTATCTGAAGATGGTATTCTTATCATAGTGATCACACTGAGTAAAATGGAGGGTAAGATTTTATCTGAACCTGATGTTATTTCTCGTGGGTTCGTGTACGTCCGTGAATCAGAGGCGTTAATAGATGAAGTAAGTCGAATTACAGTGAAAACCATCAATCAATTACAAGAAGACAATATAATCCAATGGGGCATGTATAAACAAACCATCAAAGAATCGGTTGGGAATTACTTATATAGTCTTACTAAAAGAAGACCCATCATTCTCCCCATCATTATTCAAGTCTAA